A segment of the Terribacillus aidingensis genome:
GTCCATTTAGAAACAAGTGTGGATCATATCGAACGCAAAGAAGATCATTATCATCTGCTGCTAGGCAACGGAGAGGTATTCCGAGCGGACGCCGCAGTACTTGCCTCGCCTTTCTTTGCAGTTCAGCGTATGCTGAGTCAATATGATTTTATGGAGCAGCTGAAAGAGATGAAGGCGACATCTGTGGCAACGGTAGCGATGACATTCGATGCTTCTGCCATCAAGAAAGATATCGATGGTACAGGCTTTGTTATCTCCCGCAACAGTAAGTACCGGATTACAGCATGCACATGGACGCATAAAAAGTGGGAAGGCACCACTCCAGAAGGCAAAGTCATGCTCCGCTGCTACGTCGGCAGACCAGATGACAGCGGCATAGTGGATTTGTCTGATGAGGAAATCGTCCGGATCGCCTTAAAAGACTTGAATAAAATCATGAAAATAAAAAGCAAGCCGCTCTTTTCCGTGGTCAGCCGCTGGAAAAAAGCAATGCCGCAATACGTAGTCGGCCATCTGCAGCGTGTTGCTGATGTACGCGCCAATATGGCGATTCACCTTCCTGGTGTATTCCTTGCGGGTGGTTCCTATGATGGAATCGGTATTCCGGATTGTATCGATAGCGGCGAACAAGCCGTACAAAACGTACTTGCTTACTTGCGTGAAAAAAGCTTCTCCTAAGGGAGAAGCTTTTTTATGCTATGTTAATTATAAAAGCAGTTATCACTCTTAGGGCAATCAGGTACTATGGGAATAAGGTTTGCTTTTCTTCTTGTTCCACGCTTCGACAGCTTGGCTGCGTGTCTTTCCTTTGTTTTTAGGATTGGAGAAAAATTCACGAATAAATCGATTATATTCAAACTGAGGGGCAATATCTTTCCTGTAAGCAGGATCTTGCTTGCGATATTCTTCTTTATGCCACGCATTAATAGCATCTTCGTATGTTTTACCAATGTTTGCACGAAAATAGTCTTGTATGTAAGTAGAGAAATGAAAATGCTCTCCAATTTCCTTTTTGAAAAATGCTCGTACTTCCTGGCTGCAGCGATGATCTTCTGTAATAATGGTAGAACGGCTGAGCGGTTCATTGGATTTCTTTCTCCTGCGTGATTGTTTCTGTTTTGGTTTTTCAATGAGACCATCCCGTAGGAAGCTTTCAATTCTTGCTGTAATCTCCATTTTTGATCCAGAAACAGGCAATTCACTCTCACGGCAGAATTGGACAAGTTCTTCTTTCAGCCAATAATAATCTAGAAAATCATCTGCATTCGTCTTACGAGTCAATTCTGGTCTCACGTTATATCCCCCCACATGCGTTTTTCTCTCTTTTTGTTATATTATGTCATATATGCATAAAGGAGACCAGCCCCTCACTGTAGCACTCCTTAAAGATTAGGTGGTTTACATGCATGGAATTCGGTAAAGGTAAACAATAGAAGGAGAGGTGTTAGAAAGTATGAAATTGACAGTTATAGGATTTTGGGGAGCTTATCCGGGCAGGGAAAGTGCCAGCTCTTGTTATTTAGTGGAGAAGGACGGCTATGCTCTGCTGCTGGATTGCGGAAGCGGTGCGTTATCGCGGATGCCAGCTTTCATTGATCCGAAGGAATTGAATGCGGTTGTCGTAAGTCATTATCATCCTGATCACATAGCGGACATTGGTGCTCTGCAGCATGTTTGGCAAGTACAAAACAGCTTGAAAGGAACAGATGATGTGCTGCCGATTTATGGCCATGAAGAGGACGATGCAGGCTTCCAGAGCTTAAAACATAAATTCACCGAAGGGATTGCCTATAAGCTGGATGAGATTCTTAGCATAGGTCCTTTCGTGATTACTTTCATGAAAACGAAGCATCCAGTGCCGTGCTATGGTATGCGGATTTCAGATGGTTTTTCCGACATTGTTTATACAGCTGATTCCAGTTACTTAGAGGAATGGGCGGAGTTCAGCAAGGATGCAGATCTGCTTATCACCGATTGCAATTTCTATCAGCATCAGGATGGGGAATCTGCCGGTCATATGAACAGTCTGCAGGTAGGCGGCATTGCGGAGCGAGCTGGTGTGAAAAATCTCTTCCTCAGTCATCTGCCGCATTTTGGAGAACACAGGCAGCTGTTGGAGGAAGCAAGCAGCGTATACAGCGGAAAAGTAAAGCTCGCATATGAGGGGCTGACTTGGGAAGGGTAATACCTTCCCATCTGTCTGAATTGCTATCATGCTGAGGATTCGGTAGAATATTACTAGGATAAACAATTTCTGACACTGGGGGTCTTTATTTTGCGTTTTATCGATAATGAAGGTATTACAGATCCGAGGATTAACCTTGCGATCGAGGAGTATGTCCTGAAAAATTTCGGCAAAGACGATACATATTTGCTTTTCTATATCAATGAACCATCCATCATCATCGGCCGGAATCAGAACACGATTGAAGAAATCAATACAAAGTACGTAGACGATAATGGCATCAAGGTCGTACGCCGCTTATCCGGAGGCGGAGCTGTATACCATGACATGGGTAATTTGAATTTCAGCTTTATCACACAGGACGACGGTAACAGCTTCCAGGATTTCGCCAAATTCACTAAGCCGGTTACGGATGCATTGAACAAGCTTGGTGTACCAGCAGAATTGAAGGGGCGGAATGACTTGCTTGTAGGTGAACGCAAAATTTCCGGGAATGCGCAATTCTCCACACGCGGTTTGATGTTCAGTCATGGTACATTGATGTATGATTCGGAAATCGAACATGTTGTATCAGCTTTGAAGGTGAAGAAGGAGAAAATCGAATCCAAGGGAATTAAATCTATTCGCAGCCGTGTAGCGAATATTTCGGAGTTCATGGAAAATAAAATTCCTATGGAAGAATTCAAGGATATCTTGCTTCGTTATATCTTCGATGTGGAGGATACGAAGGATGTACCCCGTTACAAGCTGACAGAAGAGGATTGGAAAGCAATCCACAAAATCAGCGAAGAACGGTATCAGAAGTGGGAATGGAACTACGGTAAATCACCTAGCTTCAATATTCAGCAAACACATAAATTCCCATCAGGCAATGTGGATATCCGCCTGGATGTAAAGAACGGAATCATCGAGCAGATCCGTGTCTTCGGTGACTACTTCGGTGTCGGCGAAGTCGGTGAACTCGAAGAAAAACTGAAAGGTGTCCGTTATGAGCGCGAGTCGATTCAGCAAGCGCTGGCGGATGTGAATGTGAGCCATTACTTAGGTAAGATCGAGAAAGATGACTTTATTGATCTTATGTACTGATTATCTATGAGACGACCTTCGGGCCGTCTCTTTTTTACAGGAGGAGGAATCGGATGAAACGGGTACTTCTTGCTTATATTATCTATCTTTTAGCTGTCTGGATTTTCTTTCCATTCATCTATACAGAATGGAATGCGGATGTAAGCACATATGCAAGTATCGGTCATGCAGTCTATTTTTCCAGGCTGCCGTTATTACCGCTATTCCTTTATGCAGTTTGGACGAATGATAACTTGCAGAAAACCACTGCTGCCATGGAACAGCGACTGCCTAAACTAGTCGCAACAGCTGGATATATGCTCATGCTGACTGTCTTCTACGGGATCGTTCAGCTGCCATTCCGATTGACGGGTTATTGGAATGCGCGCCAAGCACAGATCAGTGTCCAGAACTTCGGAGACTGGGCAGGAGAATACGTGCTGAGCTTAGTTCTCTTTTATTTAGCTGTCACCGCAGTTGTTTTTGTATCACAGATTCTAATGAAAAGATTCCGTAAAAGCTGGTGGATACTTCTATGGATTCTGCTTGTACCAAGTGCGATTTTCATCGTTTATGTCCAGCCGATGTGGATTGATCCGCTTTATGAAGATTTCTATCACCTTCCTGATGGGGAGCTGCGTACGGAGATCGAGCAGCTGACTAGTGAAGCAGGAATTCCAGATGCGACACTTCTGGAAGTTGATCAAAGCGCAAAAACGGTTACGTATAATGCATATGTAACGGGATTGTTCGGCAGTGCTCGTGTGGTGCTGTATGATACGACAGTGGATGGCTTGGCTCAAGACGAAGTGCTTTTCATCGTCGCCCATGAAATCGGCCATTATGTGCTGCATCATGTATATTGGGGAACGGCGGGTTTTCTTGTTCTTGGTTTTGTCCTCCTATGGGTGACCAAAAGATTGTCAGATAAGTTTTTGGCTAAAAGACAGATACGAGCTCATCAGCTGCGTGCGGTGCCGCTCTTACTGCTTATTATCAGCTCGCTGCAATTTGCGAGCGAGCCTGTGTCACTTTATGTGTCGCGGGAAATGGAGCGGCAGGCAGATGCTTATGCACTTGAGCATGCACCTAATACTGAAGCAGGCATTCGAATGTTTCAGAATATGCAGCAGGTTTCCAAAGGTGATCCGAATCCATGGCCGCTGTTCGAATGGCTGCGTTCCACACATCCATCCAATCAGGAGCGTATCGAAACTATAGAATCTTATCAGGAAAACAGGTAGGGACAGTCGCTCTCTACCTGTTTTGTAAGGATTCTATTAAGAATATGAAATTCTCCTGTTTTTGCGCCTGAGATTTTGCTATTGTAGAACCAATCCTTCTTTTCCTGCATCAGAAAGGATGTTCCAGATGCAGCAGATAGAACAAAATCCAACCATGGCAGAACTCACGCCGCTTACGATGGCTGTACTGCCGAAACTCCTCGAAAACGGTCAGCCAGGCTGTGAGGTTATCGAGTCAGAAGATAGTTTTACCTTTCGCACCTCTCCGAGCAGATTCATCGATTTGGCCTGCAAGTTTTATGGAAGCAGCTTGAAAGGTAGACAGGCAGGTGTGAAGGATATCTGCGGAATCACGCATAAGGCCCCGATATCGATAGACCCTGTCAGCGGCATGTATTTCTTTCCCACCTCTTCACCGCTCTCCCATGCATGCTCCTGGATCTCTCATTCCCACATCAAGCGGATCGAAGCCGCTCCGCATCAGCGAACAACCCTCATCTTTAAGAATGGCCGTACACTAATCCTTGATGTTTCGTATGGATCCATGATGAACCAGGTCCAGCGTACTGCGCAATACCGATTTCTTCTGGATAAGCGGATCAGGCATTTGTGGAAGTATGGCGGGGATCAGATTGCGGAGCCTTTTGTGTAAGCTCCATCAGAATGGCCTCGACTTTCTTCCGTATTGCCGGATTGAAATAATTCCGCTTTTCCTCACATTCCTTCGTTATGAAAAGGAATGTGGTGAAGGCGTCGTTTTTCTCTGCTGTCACAATCTGCATATTATGCTGACGAAGCTGGATGCGCAGCTGGCGCCGCTCCTCCAATGCAGTCTTCTCCATCGATTGTAATGTATGTAACAGATGCGCTTTTATCTTATGCTTTCCTTCTTCTACAATCCGGATATCCTGCTGCAGGACAACAATGGCCATTGATAGAAACAGAAAGCGGGATCCCAGCTTATATTCCGACTCACTAAGACAACGCATATGCCTTTCCTCCTAATGCGAACATGTGTTCTAGTATACCCTATTGTATGCGAAGTGAAAACAGGATACTACAGAAATGACTAACCAAATGCAGGAAAAGAAGGGAACTTCCTGTCAGACTTTGCATGCTCGGGCTTTTCGTTTAAAATAGATAAAAGATGTTTTTTTGCTGGGAATAGGAGAATGGTTAGATGGTCTTAGGCTTTGGTTGGAACGACTTAATGGAAATGTTCCGCAATGGAACTTGGGACGAATATGTGAAGTCCCTGCTTGATCGATATGAGAATCTGGGTCCTATACCCGGCATTTTGCTCCCCTTTCTGGAAGCATTCCTGCCGTTTTTGCCGCTTGTTGTCTTCGTGCTGACGAACACCGTGGCGTACGGCCTGCTATGGGGCTTCCTATATTCGTGGATCGGTACGTCACTTGGTGCAATCACTGTTTTCTGGCTGATACGTCGGTATCGGCATGCACGGGTAATCAATTGGCTGCGGCATAACAAACAAGTAAATCGAATAACCGAATGGCTGGATCGACATGGTTTTGGTCCGTTATTCTTACTTTTATGCTTTCCATTTTCGCCCTCGGCTATCATCAATGTAGTAGCCGGATTATCGAGAATCAGTGTGCAGCAATTCGCTTTGGCGGTATTTCTCGGTAAAGCGCTGATGATTTTCTCAATTGCTTATGTCGGTGACAGTCTGACCTCCTTTGCGGAGAACCCGATCAAGACTGTAGTCGTAGCTGTTGCAATCATCCTGTTCTGGATGGTGGGTAAATACGTGGAAGGAAGATTGAAGAAGAAGAACGAGAAGCAGGAACAGTCACATAAGGATTAAAGCAATTCGAGCCGGGGTAAAGTGTTGCAAAACACTTACACCGGAGGAAAGCACATGAAAAAGAATAAACGTTGGAAGTTTTTCTTCCTGTTTGCCGGCATCGTGCTTTTGATTTTCTTTTCCAGGGAATTAATCTTTGCGGATTATCGAGTGGAAGGGGAGTCAATGGAGCCGACCTTGCAGGACGGTAACTTCCTGATGGTGAACAAGTTCATGAACGACGCAGATAGTATCCAGCGTTTCGATGTCATCGTCTTTCACGCAACAGAGGATGAGGATTATGTGAAACGGGTCATTGGAATGCCCGGGGATGCAGTGGAAGTAAGAAATGACAGACTGTTCGTAAACGGTGAATACAGACCGGAGCATTATTTGGAAACGTATAAAGATGATGTCGAGGGACAGCTGACATATGATTTTACATTGGAAGACGTTACCGGACGGACGACAGTGCCCGAAGGAATGCTGTTCGTAATGGGTGATAATCGAAGAGACAGCCTTGATAGCCGCTCATTTGGATTCATCCCGATTGAACAAGTTGTCGGGAAGGTGGATGCCCACTTTTGGCCGGTGTCCGCATCTGGACTTGGAGTTTAGCTCCTTATCTTTTGATAAGGAGCTTTTCCAGTATATGCAAGCGAACAAATGTGCGCATCTATTTTCCCTTAAACCGCTGGACGTGATAGAATAAGATTACTATTTTGGAAGACAGGAGTGGAGCTAAGAATGGGTGTACGTTTTATCATCGGCCGGTCCGGAGCAGGGAAAAGCCGTGCATGTCTCGATGAGATTGCAGCTAAATTAAAAAGTGATCCGATGGGATCGAATATATTTTATCTGGTTCCGGACCAGATGACCTTTCAGCAGGAGCAGGCGCTGATCAGGCAAACCGGTGTAGAAGGAAGCATCCGTGCACAGGTATACAGTCTATCGCGGCTGGCTTGGTATGTCCTGCAGGAGACAGGCGGCGCAACCAAGCAGTTCATTACCTCGACAGGCATTCAGATGATGCTTCGGAAGATTACCGAGGAACGTAAATCTGACTGGAATGTTTTCCAGAAAGCGATCGAGAAGAACGGCTTTATGGGGCAGCTGGAAAGCATGATCACAGAGCTGAAGCGCTATCGTGTTACGCCGGAGCTTCTGCATGCCCAAATTCGGGAGATGGAGCAGTTCCAACAGCAGCACTCCCCTGAAGTTACACTTCGGGATAAGCTGGAGGATATCAGCTACATTTACGATCGTCTGACCGCGCTGTTACGGGACAAGTATATTGACAGTGAGGACCAGCTGCATTTGCTGGCATCAAAAATACCATTGTCGCGTTCTGTCAAAGGGTCAGAGATTTACCTGGATGGGTTCCACCAATTCACGCCGCAGGAGCTGGAGGTAATCGGTGCATTAATGACAGAAGCGGAGCAAGTGACAGTGACACTCACATTGGACGGGGCAAACCGCCAGGATGTGGACGAGCTGGATTTGTTTGCACGCACGCATGAAACATTCCTTCAAATTAAACAGACAGCGCAGGAAAGAAATGTACCAGTCACTTCTATCGAGCAGCTCAACCCTGCCGATGGTCGTTTCGGACATAACCCTGCCTTTCTGCATTTAGAGAAGCATTTAGAGACGCGTCCAGCACCATCATTGAAGCAGGAAGTACCAATCACTTTGGCACAGGCAGTCCATCCAAGAGCAGAAGTCGAAGGTGCGGCACAGGAGATTGTCAAGCTCGTACGGGAGAAAGGCTACCGTTATCAGGATATTGCTTTGCTTCTCAGACAGGCAGATGTATATCATGAGCTGATTGAAACAGTATTTGCGGATTATCATATCCCTGTTTTTATTGACCAAAAGAAGCCTATGATTCATCACCCGCTGCTGGAACTGATTCGATCAGGGATGGAAGTCGTTGACGGGAATTGGCGTTATGAGGCTGTATTCCGTGTTTTAAAGACCGGATTCATACCATCGACTGATGAGGTTTATCCACTGACTGAGGAAGCAATTGATGAATTGGAGAATTATTGTCTTGAATATGGTATTCGCTCCAGAGATCGCTGGCTGCAGAAAGAAGACTGGATTTTTCAGCGGTTCCGCGGGTTTGATACGACACGGCAAACCGATAAGGAACTGGAAACGCAGAAACGGATCAATCACTATCGCCGTCAAGTAGCGGATGCGATGAAGAAATTTGATCGGAAGCTGCGGGAAGGCAAGACATTCCGTGAGCGCTCGATTGCGGTTTACAATTGGCTGGAACAGCTAAAGGTACCGCAGCGCCTGGAGGAAATGCAAGTCATTTTCGACGATCGCGGGGAGCTGGAAAGAGCAAGGGAACAGGATCAAGTATGGGATAGCGTACTTCAGCTGTTGGATGAAGCGGTGGAGATTGTCGGGGATGAGCGTGTTTCCCTGCAAGTTTTCCGCCACACGATGGAGACTGGTTTTGAATCGCTTGAATTCGCCCATATCCCGCCTAGTTTGGATCAGGTTATTGTCGGTACGATCGACCATAGTAAAGTAAGCGGATTGAAATGTGCTTTCCTGCTGGGAGTCAACGAAGGTGTGTGGCCGATGAAGCCGAAGCCTGATGGACTCATCAGTGAGGAGGACAGGGAAGTACTGGCTGTATACGGCTTACAGCTTGCGGCTGGAAGCAAGCGTCAGCTGCTGGATGAGAGCTTTTACATGTATCTTGCATTCACGGCAGCGAGTGAGCGGCTTTGGGTAAGCTATCCGATCAGTGACCAGGAAGGAAAAGCAAAAATGGCTTCCTCGCTCGTACAGCGCATGAAGGACTTATTCGACTGGTGCTGTGACGAGCGCATGCTTCAGGATCCGGAGGACAGCCTGGATACGGCCCGTTTTGTTGCTACCATCGATCAGAGCCGGTCTGCGCTTACGACTCAGCTTGCGCGTAAAATGCGGGGATATCCAGTTCATCCTGTTTGGGATAGCGTACTGAACTGGTTCATCAGCCATGAGGGCGCAGAGGAGCTGACAGGAAGAATACTCCAAAGCCTCTTCTACCGGAACGAAACAGAGGATTTGGCGGAAGAGACGAAGGAGCAGCTTTTCCCGAAAAAAGTAAAAGCAAGTGTATCGCGTTTGGAAACCTACTATCGCTGTTCCTATCAGCATTTTGCTAAGTACAGCCTTGGATTGGAAAACAGACGGACATACAAGCTGGATGCCCCTGATATCGGACAGCTTTTCCATGAAGCATTAAAGCAAATCACGGATTGGGTACAGCTGGAAGGACGGAATTATGCGCAGCTGAATAAGGAAGATGCAACAGGATATGCAAAACGGGCGATGGGCAACCTGGCACCTGTATTGCAAAACCAGATTCTCCATAGCTCCAACCGGTTCAAGTATATCCAGCAAAAGCTTCAGGAAATCATCGCACGTGCTGCCTACACGCTGAGTGAACAGGCGCGGCAAAGCAAGTTCTCCCCAGTCGGGCTTGAGCTTGACTTTGGGGAAAATCAGACATTGCCACCAATTGAGATCACGCTGCCAAATGGCTATGATGTACAGCTGAGAGGACGAATTGACCGCGTCGACAAAGCGATCGATCAGGAGGATCTGTTTCTTCGCATCATCGATTACAAATCAAGCAGCAAAGCGCTGAATCTTACAGAAGTCTACTATGGTCTCGCACTCCAGATGCTCGCTTATCTGGATGTAGTGCTGTCTCATTCAGAACAGTGGCTCGGTCTTAAAGCTACCCCGGCAGGTGTATTGTATTTCCATGTGCATAATCCGCTGATTTCGCAATCGAGCAGATCACATGTGGATATCGAGGACGAGATATTCAAGAAATTCAAGATGCAAGGTATACTGCTGGAGAACGAATCTGTTGCCCGTATGATGGATACATCACTGGAATCAGGAATGAGTAAGATCATTCCCGCTGGTCTGAAAAAAGATGGTGCATTCCGTGCTGGTTCGCAGACAGCTGACCAAGACACTTTCCATGCTTTGCAGCAGCATACTAGATTTCTAATGGAGCAAGCTGGACTGGATATCACGAATGGCGGTGTGCATTTGAATCCATACCGCCATCACGATAGAAGTGCTTGTACATTTTGTGATTTCAAGGCAGTATGCCAATTTGACGCATCACTTGCCGGGAATAAATATCGTGCAATAAAAGATATGAAGGATGAAGATGTATTGAATAGTATCAAAAAGGAGGTGGAACGACATGGTAAAGTGGACTGATGAACAGCAGCTGGCTATTGACGCCAAAGGACATGATATCTTAGTCGCAGCCGCAGCTGGTTCAGGGAAGACGGCTGTTCTCGTTGAACGGATTATCCAAAAGCTTGTGAATCAAACTGACCCGGTCGATATCGATCAGCTGCTAGTCGTGACTTTCACAAATGCAGCTGCACAAGAGATGCGCAGTCGGATCGGAACGGCGCTCGAAAAGGCTTTGGAGGCGAATCCTTCTTCGCAGCATCTTCGCAAGCAGCTGTCATTACTTCAGAATGCTTCCATTTCCACGCTCCACTCATTCTGCCTGGACGTTGTACGTAAATATGCGTATTTGCTGGATCTGGATCCAGGTTTCCGTATTGCAGATGACTTGGAAGCAGATTTGATCCGTCAGGAAGTAATCGGGGAGCTGCTGGAGGAATGGTACGGTAAGGAAGGCGAAGAGCAAGCAGCTTTCTTTGGCGTTGTTGATCGTTTCAGTAATGACCGCAATGACCTGGAAGTGGAAGATCTTATTCTGAAATTATATGATTTCGCTACCCAGAATCCATACCCAGAGGCTTGGCTCGATCAGATGGCAGAATTGTATAATGTGTCTGCTATACAGGATGAGAATGAGCTGCCTTGGCTGCAAGTGCTGAAGCGTGAAGCAAACGATCAGCTGCAGGCGATGCTGCAGGAAGCAGACCAGGGGCTCGCGCTCACACGCGAACCGGATGGGCCGTATCATTACGCAGAAACATTCGAGGCTGAAAGAAAGTTCATCGCCGAAGCGAAGCTCCTTGTGGAAGGCAGCTGGAATGACGCTGTAAATTTCATCAAAGAGCAATCATTCGGCAGACTTTCCGGTAAAAAGATTGAATGTGATGACATGAAAAAATCGCAGGCAAAAGCGCTGAGAGATTCTTATAAGAAGAGATGGGGCAAGCTTGCTGGCGATTGGTTTGCTAGGAAGCTCGAAGTCTATTTAACGGATATGCTCGAGCTTTATCCGTCAATCCAGCAGCTCGCATTGCTCGTCAAGCAATTCCGCAGCCGTTATCAGTTGGAGAAACGGGAGCGGGCTTTAGTCGATTTCTCAGATCTGGAGCATTTTTGCCTTGAGGTGCTGATTGATGAGAACAGCACACCGGAACAGATCATTCCCTCAAGCATTGCGGAAAGCTATCAGAACCGGTTCAAGGAACTATTATTGGATGAATACCAGGATACAAACCTTGTACAGGAAACACTTGTTACATTGATTTCTGACCGTTCAGGAAGCGGTAATATGTTCATGGTTGGAGATGTCAAACAAAGTATCTACCGTTTCCGTCATGCGGAACCAACATTATTCCTGAATAAATACAAGGCTTTTTCTGACCCGGAACATCCTGCTATGCGCATTGATTTGGCAAGTAACTTCCGCAGCCGGCAGCAAGTACTGGACGGAGCGAATTATATTTTCAGGCAGCTTTTCTCAGAAGACGTTGGGGAAATGGAGTATGAAAAAGAAGCGGAACTCATCTATGCAAACAAAATGTATGATGATTTGAAACAGGATGATACCGACGTCGAACTAGTCATCATCAATCGCGACGGTACCGAAGAAGCTGAAGATGCTGAGACGGACACCGAAATGGTGGAGGACCTGGAGAAGGCACAGCTGGAAGGTCGTGCATACAGCAGGATGATTCAGCAATGGATTGGTCACGATGGCCAGGATGCGATGAAGGTTGTCGATAAATCGACACAGCAGCAGCGTGATATTCAGTATCGGGATATTGTTATCCTGCTGCGATCTATGACATGGGCACCGGCAATCGTGGAAGAACTGAAGCAGCGGGGCATTCCGGTATACGCAGAGCTTTCAACGGGCTATCTGGAAGCCATTGAGATCAAAGTGATGATGAGTGTGCTGAAAATCATTGATAACCCGCTTCAGGACATACCGTTCGCTGCCGTTTTGCGTTCTCCTATCATTGGTCTGAAGGAAGACGATCTTGCCAAAATAAGACTCGCAGATCAGCGAAGCAGCTATTACGAAGCGGCTAGGGCCTATGTTCGGACTGCGAATGATGAGATTTCTATCAAAATCGAACGGCTGCTGGAATGGCTTCGCTCTTGGAGAATGGAAGCAAGACAGGGAGCATTGTCAGCATTGATTTGGTCGATCATGAGGGAGACAGGCTACTATGATTTTGTCGGCGGTATACCAGGCGGACGACAGCGTCAGGCGAATCTTCGTGCCCTTTATGATCGAGCTAGAAACTATGAAAATACATCATTCCGCGGACTGTTCCGCTTTGTGAAGTTCATCGAACGTATGGAAGAACGCGGAGATGATTTAGGAGCTGCGAAGGCTTTAGGTGAACAGGAAGACGTCGTTCGGATTATGACGATTCATAAAAGTAAGGGGCTTGAGTTTCCAGTCGTCATCACTGGTGCGATGGATAAAACATTCAACCAGCAGGATTTGAGGGAACGTTATTTGCTGCATAAAGATCTAGGATTTGGCAGTAAATACATTGATCCAGTGAAAAGGCTTATGTATCCTACATTGATTTACCATGCATTAAAGGCAGAGAAACAGCGGGAATCACTAGCAGAAGAAATGCGCGTACTTTATGTTGCTTTGACACGTGCAAAAGAAAAACTGGTCATGGTCGGCAATGTCGCATCATTAGAGAAAAAGCTGCAAAAGTGGCGTCAAATTGCTGATCATCCGTCATGGGTGCTGCCGTCGCATTATCGACTGGAAGCAACCTCCTATTTGGATTGGGTGGCACCTGCGCTAATGCGTCATGAACAAGCAATGGAACTGAGAGCAGAAGAGCTATCACAGCACCTGCCGACAGAAATCACAGCAGATAGTTCCCAGTGGCGAATCCGTATCCAAGAAAGCAGAGATTATCTAACTTCTGAGGAACAGGAAGAAGAAGCTAACCAAGAGCTGCTTCAACGTATCACTGACTGGAATCCGGGTGAAGAGGATCCGGATTGGAAGGAAGAAGTGGAAAACCGGCTGACTTATCATTATCCGCATACAGAGGCGACAAGGTTCCGGGCAAAGCAGACAGTAACGGAAATTAAGCGCCAGCGGGAAATACGGGACAGCTATAGTGATAGTGGTGTAGTGAACCGTATCCAGCAAAGAGCACCGATTTCAAGCAGACCACGTTTCCTGCAGGAAGCGAAGGAACTTACACCGGCAGAACGAGGCAGTGCGGTCCATGCTGTCCTGCAGCAGCTTGATATCCGAAGGGAATGGGATAAGAAGAAACTGGAGGAATTTCTCTTTGAATTGGTAGATAAGGAATTTTTACAGCAAGAAGCTGCCGCATCGATTGATGTGGAGCGGATACT
Coding sequences within it:
- the addA gene encoding helicase-exonuclease AddAB subunit AddA; translation: MVKWTDEQQLAIDAKGHDILVAAAAGSGKTAVLVERIIQKLVNQTDPVDIDQLLVVTFTNAAAQEMRSRIGTALEKALEANPSSQHLRKQLSLLQNASISTLHSFCLDVVRKYAYLLDLDPGFRIADDLEADLIRQEVIGELLEEWYGKEGEEQAAFFGVVDRFSNDRNDLEVEDLILKLYDFATQNPYPEAWLDQMAELYNVSAIQDENELPWLQVLKREANDQLQAMLQEADQGLALTREPDGPYHYAETFEAERKFIAEAKLLVEGSWNDAVNFIKEQSFGRLSGKKIECDDMKKSQAKALRDSYKKRWGKLAGDWFARKLEVYLTDMLELYPSIQQLALLVKQFRSRYQLEKRERALVDFSDLEHFCLEVLIDENSTPEQIIPSSIAESYQNRFKELLLDEYQDTNLVQETLVTLISDRSGSGNMFMVGDVKQSIYRFRHAEPTLFLNKYKAFSDPEHPAMRIDLASNFRSRQQVLDGANYIFRQLFSEDVGEMEYEKEAELIYANKMYDDLKQDDTDVELVIINRDGTEEAEDAETDTEMVEDLEKAQLEGRAYSRMIQQWIGHDGQDAMKVVDKSTQQQRDIQYRDIVILLRSMTWAPAIVEELKQRGIPVYAELSTGYLEAIEIKVMMSVLKIIDNPLQDIPFAAVLRSPIIGLKEDDLAKIRLADQRSSYYEAARAYVRTANDEISIKIERLLEWLRSWRMEARQGALSALIWSIMRETGYYDFVGGIPGGRQRQANLRALYDRARNYENTSFRGLFRFVKFIERMEERGDDLGAAKALGEQEDVVRIMTIHKSKGLEFPVVITGAMDKTFNQQDLRERYLLHKDLGFGSKYIDPVKRLMYPTLIYHALKAEKQRESLAEEMRVLYVALTRAKEKLVMVGNVASLEKKLQKWRQIADHPSWVLPSHYRLEATSYLDWVAPALMRHEQAMELRAEELSQHLPTEITADSSQWRIRIQESRDYLTSEEQEEEANQELLQRITDWNPGEEDPDWKEEVENRLTYHYPHTEATRFRAKQTVTEIKRQREIRDSYSDSGVVNRIQQRAPISSRPRFLQEAKELTPAERGSAVHAVLQQLDIRREWDKKKLEEFLFELVDKEFLQQEAAASIDVERILDFLESPIADRIRRAEHFYRETPFTLALPANELYNDWTGAASDRVVVQGVVDQILVEEDGLVLLDYKTDSLYGEDPNRRAEILTEKYRVQIELYAKAIERIWKKPVKERYLYFFDKGLLRQV